From the candidate division KSB1 bacterium genome, one window contains:
- a CDS encoding nucleoside hydrolase — MKALWFICWTVAAVFASVPKVIFDTDMNGDVDDVGALALLHVLADNGEVEILGCMTSHPANAVCRAVDVINTFYHRPDLPIGAVRGGGDNGQYAAVIAQSFPNDAVQAEIPLPVELYRKILAEQPDSSVTLITVGFLPNIAALLRSGGDHYSELNGIELVKKKVKEWVCMGGVFPAGKEYNLSYMFSDDAVFAVNSWPCRLIFTGWEIGKEIFTGRYVHEFIAGSPVKAAYQLYNCTWAFDGNPYIAYYHGHYSWDLTAVWIAVRGYAPFWDVVDQGYCYVKPDGSNEWRTDDDKDHFYVVAKMPAYQIAEEIDRLLNLPPIGAYIKKSSAVGWLPCLIEFDGRLTRPPKERTVQEYHWRIGDVRAEGEVVAYNFTTPGMYPIELTAKMNDSAILTAVDSVRISDPIFSGDPFYGDARNYRRIHEDLWSTTFHQGDLRYHLSADTRTPAMWDGFCFVRDTLFTTFALEMLVCSELDPRSAEFKILFGVQDEQNYNLLQGRAALSRLYAFRNGKRTVNGVISANLVPDDQFHRIYLVNDGTRLTVYFDGVSVFSQTDADLLRAGAVGFGSDRSAFFFDDISISSPVAEASKNQSLPKSILLLPNFPNPFNSLTTIPYELDRDSFVSLTVHDHNGRILAVPVKEYQTAGQHEIVFDASHLPSGVYFYRLAVTSQALDSPMPSQIKKMLLLK, encoded by the coding sequence ATGAAGGCATTATGGTTTATTTGCTGGACCGTGGCCGCAGTTTTTGCGTCGGTTCCAAAAGTAATCTTTGACACCGACATGAACGGCGATGTCGACGATGTTGGGGCACTTGCTTTATTGCATGTATTGGCCGACAACGGCGAAGTGGAGATTTTGGGTTGTATGACTTCGCATCCTGCTAATGCGGTCTGCCGGGCCGTCGATGTCATCAATACTTTTTATCACCGGCCTGACCTGCCTATAGGTGCCGTGCGCGGCGGCGGCGACAACGGCCAATATGCGGCCGTCATTGCCCAATCTTTCCCGAACGACGCGGTTCAGGCAGAGATACCGCTGCCGGTCGAATTGTATCGCAAAATCCTTGCAGAACAACCCGACAGCTCGGTAACACTCATTACCGTCGGCTTTTTACCAAATATTGCCGCCCTCCTTCGTTCCGGAGGCGATCATTACTCCGAGCTGAACGGCATCGAATTGGTAAAGAAAAAAGTCAAAGAGTGGGTATGCATGGGAGGTGTTTTCCCTGCAGGCAAAGAGTATAACCTCTCCTATATGTTTTCGGATGATGCAGTGTTTGCAGTCAATTCATGGCCATGCCGACTCATTTTTACCGGCTGGGAAATCGGCAAAGAGATTTTCACCGGTCGTTATGTCCACGAATTTATCGCCGGTAGTCCGGTCAAGGCCGCTTATCAGCTCTACAATTGTACCTGGGCATTCGACGGTAATCCGTATATTGCCTATTATCACGGCCATTATTCTTGGGATTTGACTGCGGTTTGGATTGCCGTACGCGGTTATGCACCTTTTTGGGATGTCGTTGATCAAGGATATTGTTATGTAAAGCCGGACGGCAGCAATGAGTGGCGAACGGACGACGATAAAGATCATTTTTACGTCGTCGCCAAGATGCCGGCTTATCAGATTGCCGAGGAGATCGATCGTTTGCTCAATCTGCCGCCGATCGGCGCCTATATTAAAAAAAGCAGCGCCGTCGGTTGGCTGCCTTGCCTTATCGAATTTGACGGACGGTTAACTAGACCGCCGAAAGAACGAACTGTTCAAGAGTATCATTGGCGGATCGGCGACGTACGTGCCGAAGGTGAGGTTGTTGCCTACAATTTTACAACACCGGGCATGTACCCAATAGAGCTCACGGCAAAGATGAATGACAGCGCTATTCTGACCGCCGTCGATAGCGTGCGCATCAGCGATCCGATTTTCAGCGGCGATCCGTTTTACGGGGATGCACGCAACTATCGCCGTATTCATGAAGATCTATGGAGCACAACATTTCATCAAGGAGATTTAAGATACCATCTGAGCGCTGATACCCGCACGCCTGCGATGTGGGACGGATTTTGTTTCGTGCGCGATACGCTTTTTACGACATTTGCGCTGGAGATGCTGGTTTGCTCCGAATTGGATCCGCGCTCGGCTGAATTTAAAATTCTATTCGGGGTTCAGGATGAGCAGAACTATAATCTGCTGCAGGGACGAGCCGCCTTGTCGCGCCTTTATGCCTTTCGCAACGGCAAACGCACCGTTAACGGAGTTATCTCGGCTAACCTAGTACCGGACGACCAGTTTCATCGCATTTACCTGGTAAATGACGGTACTCGCCTGACGGTTTATTTCGACGGTGTGTCGGTTTTCTCGCAAACAGATGCCGATTTGCTTCGTGCCGGTGCTGTAGGGTTCGGCTCAGACCGCTCCGCTTTCTTTTTCGACGATATTAGTATCAGCAGTCCCGTTGCCGAGGCTTCAAAAAATCAGAGCTTGCCCAAGTCGATTCTTCTATTGCCCAATTTTCCGAATCCGTTCAATTCCCTCACTACTATTCCCTATGAGCTCGATCGGGATAGTTTCGTCTCTTTAACCGTGCACGACCATAACGGCCGGATTTTGGCGGTGCCGGTAAAGGAATACCAAACTGCCGGTCAACATGAAATTGTATTCGATGCTTCTCATCTTCCTTCCGGAGTATATTTTTATCGCTTGGCCGTTACATCGCAAGCACTCGATTCACCCATGCCTTCGCAAATAAAAAAGATGCTGCTGTTAAAGTAA